TTTCTAGAAGAGCGGGTGGTCTTGTTCACTGTTGCTAagaattcaaataaaatgaaaccctAAGCTGTCCGCTGGATTTCCCATCAGAGAGGACACTGAGCAGGTTAGCAAGAACCTTGTCATTGAGGTGTGAGGAACAGAAGCCAGAGTGAGGAATGAACATGTGGAGATGCTGAAGTGACCATGACAACTGTCAGCCATCTTTGGTGACATTTCTctatggaagaaagaagagaaggagtcACTTAATTCCATACCCCTTAGGAGATGCTGCAACATTGGGGATTAAAGGGCAGAGGTAGTCTCAGGGCAGTTGGCCAAAGAAAAGGGCACTTCCTATGTGTTCCCGTTAAGAGGGCCGATTTCCAGGGGGTGGagtgctaattttattttattttttctgaaagggGGACCAATATTTCCATGAAGTTTGGGAGTTTCTGGCTACAGGATACAAGGAAGCTTGTTTCTGAGAATAAAGCTAGTTTGTACGCTGATGGGGAGATGCAGACAGGAGGCAACAGTTAGATAGAACTTCGAAGGACAGTAACAGAGGACACAGGGTTGGCACTGAAGACCAGGTGATGGAACCAGGTGACAGAATTAGCCTCTGCACAGAGGAAGCTGCCTGTACCAGGCAAGGAGGAGAACAAACCAGAATGACTGCAGAATCACAGGTCCTATCAAATAGACAAAGTTTTCAAGGGAATGAGAGGCACAACGTGTTACAGAAGAAAGTTAAGAGGAAGTGTCAAAAGGAAGATGAAGATGAGCCCATTGCAAGAGAGTACTGGAGTTCAAAGGATCcccttctggatctgtgctttggcctgtttacttatttaatttctttgcaGGCTTCCATAGCTCGATGTGTGCACTAGCAGAGGTTTATATCTTCATAACTTAGAATCAGTTTTCAAGTCAGACGGGTGTGAAGGTGGCCCTATAAAGAGCTGCAGTGGGCCACAGAGTGAGGGTGAAGGGAGAAGAGGGCTGAGATGAGAAAGGTGCTGAGATAAAGAAGAGGCCCTAGGGGAAATTTCTCCATCACTTTTGAGTTCTTCTAAGATAGGACAAGTGGACAAATTAACGTCAGACAGATTAACAAGGGGAAAACATTAATAATCTCTGTATGGAGAACTTCCAATGTTATGAATTCTACAATAAAACAGGCTACTGGTATATATGTTCTCAGAACGTAATTTAGGACCATGTTTCCTGTGCTAAGTgggactggagacatagtacagtgatTAGATGATTGCCTTGTGTATGACTAACCAGGTTttattccaggagtgattcctaagtacagtgccaggagtaaattggctgagcactgctgggtgtgacaaaacaaaagacaaaataccAACGAAACAAAAAGCAAGTACTAGAGAATCCGAAGAGAGAAGGGAAGTTCTGATACGAAAAGAGAAAGGGTGACTTTATTGTCACCCCAGCATATAAAGATGagttcccaggggccagagaaatagtacagtaggtagggcaaaTAGCTGACCTACGTCCTATCCTGGGCACCCCAGagggtctcttgagcctgctcaaagtaatcctgagcactgctggaatcgatacccaaaacagacaaaaagagagTACATGCTTATGGATAAATCTACCCAGAAGAATCTAATTTGCAACAttctaagtgaggaatggagattGCTGAGTGGGTTCGGAAAGGGACAAAGGACTAAAACTAGGATGAATGTCTTTCAGTGTCAGAGTGAGagaaacttgtcttgcacacagctgacttgggttttttggttggttgtttgttttttgggtcacacccagtggtgctcaggggttactcctggctctgtattcagaagtcacttctggcaggctcgggggaccatattggataccaggattccaaccggagtccgtcctgtgttggatacgtgcaaggcaaaagcctaaccaatgtgctatcgttccggcccctgacttgggtttgatcccaggcatcccatatggtcatcatCCTGACTGCAGAGCCGGGATAACCCCtcagtactgttgggtgtgacccccacaacaAGCACAGAGTGTTTTCTTCACTTCTAGATCTTCCCTTGAGATcccacattctttgagtaatgttCCAGGCCTCCAGGGTCTCCTATCCCCCACGCTGAACTGGGTTATTGCAGGCAGAGGAGCCCACCAActcttcattgttgttgtttttatttatttatttttaaaattgagtcaGGATGAGATACACAGTAACAAAGCAAGAAACTGAGGAAGCAGGAGGTTGGCTAGGGAGAGCCAGGCACAGAGCAGAGAGGAGCAGAGGCAGCCGCCCTGAAAATCAGGTTTGAGGAGAACTCTGCACCAACAGAGAGACAGACCCTCCAAAGGTCTGTGTGGTTCTCAGAAGAGCAGCAATGGGACACTGACCCCCACCTTGGCCCTGGAATAAAGGAAGGAGTCAAACTGTCCCGTCAGAAAACGTTATAGAAGAACTGTCAACAATTGTGGCCGGGATGATTGCCCAATTCGCTACTCACTGGAGTCATCCAGGAATTGGAAAAATACCCGTGGGCTGAGGCGAGTATTGTGGGACAGCACTAACCTTAAACCCAGTCATCCTAGGTGTGAGCCCTGGCACCACCTAGGACTCTCTTAGCACACCAGGTATGACACCTAACCAGAgagcgaggagtaaaccctgagcaaaggcAGGTGAGTTCCTTGCCCCCAACAAACTGTGTAGAACTAGTTTTACAAATAAGAATTTCCGAGGCCTCGGGATCTGGACATTTAAGGAGCCTGGATGTAACTCCAGTGGGAACTGCCGAAATAGTTAAACTGGTAGAGCACAGTTTAACTCTTGCAGGCAGGAGCTCATCTTTATCACCATACGGTTCCCTAACACAGTCAGGAGGGACCGCAAGCATACATCTGGGCCATCTGGGCCCCTAACTCCTAAGCACACAGTGGTCTGTGTGTGGCCAACAAACAAATAATGACTTACTTTAAAAACAGTGAAAGGAAATATTTGGAGAAGGAATGCTAAGACAGCAAGTTTCCTGAATGTTCAAATATCCCTTCCCAGGTCTTTCCTACCCTCTGCACCCTTCAACTCCGGTCTACAAGGAACCGAGCCAAAGTACCAGCAAGTCCTTTATAccctttttgttttaaagaagaggttgtgattaaataaataaatgttagatcttgggccggagagatagcatggaggtaagatgtttgccttgcctgcagaaggtcagtggttcgaatcccggcatcccatatggtcccctgagcctgccaggagtgatttctgagcaaagagccaggagtaacccttgagcactgccaggtgtgaccccccccaaaaaaaagacaataaatgttagatcttaaaaacaaataaacgaaGACCCCAGGttacagcaggcaaggcatttgccttgcacacagccaatccgggttcaatcctcagcatcccccaTGGTCTCCCACCCCcgacaaaagtgatttctgatcacagagccagaagtaatccctaaccactaccaggtgtggctcgggaaaaaaaataaaaataaaaaaacttgggACAATTCACCCTTTAATTTTCTTCGaatctttcattgtttttgtttgtttcgaaGCTAGACCTGTCGATACTAAGGCCTTGCTCCTGGCTACGCACTTAGGAGTCGCTCCTGGCGGCGCTCCAGGCAGCATATGAGATACTGAAACAGCAGTATCAATATCATcaggtcagctgcaaggcaagttccctacctccAGCGCTCTATCTCTGGCCCTTTCTTTTATACTTTTGAGTAAACCATCACATCATTTACTAAAGAGGAGTTGGGTGATCCAGTTTTTGACATTGAAGAAGTCCCCCCTTTGCTTTTCAAAGCCTCTAAGTCTTGTACTGTGTCCGTTAAGACTGTGTGTAGTCACAGGCGATGGCTCCCTCACCTGCACTGGCAGcggggcctggcctggcctggctaaACTCaggctgcagcagcagcagcagcagctcttGGACCATGGACAGTCCCTGGGGGATGAAGTCTTTGAAGACCATGTCGCAGGGACTTGTCCTGGGACTCCAGGGAGCTCCTCTGGCCTAAGGCCGCTGGCCATAATGTTTGGCATTTCCGGGGAACCTTCATGCCATTTAAGTGCAAACCACCTTGCTGCCTCCGCTTCCAGATGCAACAGTCTGCACTTGTCAGACGCCCCTCGGCTTCTTTCTCTGGGAAAGCGAGTCCAGGAGAGACTTCACAGGTCCTAAGAGGCCGCACTCAATGTGCTCAGTACTTCAGGTAGTTCCTGCGAGGAAGTCTGGGGCGCCCAGAAGATCAAAGTGACTGGGTGACTTCAAAATAGCACCCCGTCGTCGTCTCTCGATTCTTGGCCTGCGTCAAggcaagtatgtgtgtgtgtgtgtgtgtgtgtgtgtgtgtgtgtgtgtgtgtgtgtgtgtggtttttgggtcacacccggcagtgctcaggggttactcctggtgaaacATGCAagtgttgttgtgtgtgtgtgtgtgtgtgtgtgtgttttgggtcacacccggcagtgctcaggggttactcctggtgaaacATGCAagtgttgttgtgtgtgtgtgtgtgtgtgtgtgtgtgtgtgtgtggtttttgggtcacacccagcagtgctcaggggttactcctggtgaaacATGCCAagtattgtgtgtttgtgtgtgtgtgtgtgtgtgtgtgtatgtgtgtggtttttgggtcacacccggcagtgctctggggttactcctggctccaagctcagaaatcgctcctggcaggctcgggggaccatatgggacgccgggattcgaaccgatgaccttctgcatgaaaggcaaacgccttacgtccatgctatctgtcGGGCCCCAAAACATGCTAGTATTTTTGACTGAAACATCGTCTCTGCTTCAAGCAAACGATGAAGCTCGACATGGGGCACTCAGTGCCCATGATATCCCCACAAAGCAGACGAGACAAACTAATTCTTTCTCCCGGGAGGTGGGGACAGAACCCGAAACTACCTCGGCGCAGTCGAGGAGACGATCCCTTGGCTCTGCCTGATGCTGCCACTCATGAGAGAACTTTTCTGTTTTGCCCCAGACACGGCCTGAGAGCCAGCTGGACAGCGGGACGGGGCCTCGGGGATCCCGGCGAGGGGACGCCTTCGCCCAGCAGGCGCGCGGCCCTCCACGGGCCCTTTCGGGGCTCTGGGCGGCCCTGGGAGAATGCTGGGGGACGGCGCCCAGCGGAGCCTCCTCGGGAGCGCAGCCGGGCCCGCCGTCCCTCGCCCGGGTCGGTGCGGCTCGGCCCGGACAGGCGCGCTGGCGGCCCCTGCTGGCCGGCGAGAGCCCGGTGGCCGCGGAGGGGTGCCGGGGCGCGCGCTCCAGCTTCCCGAGCCCCCCGTCGGTTCCGGCGGGCTGGACTCCCGCGGGCTCCGGCCGGGACCCCCGCCTGTGCGCTTGCGGCTTTCGCGGCTGGCTGGCTCGGCGGTCGAGGTCCCCCGGCCTGGCCCGCGAGCTCGGGCCTCGGGGAGCCTCGACGCCTGTGCCGGGGCTGCGGGGTTCCCGGCGGAGCCTCTCGGCCGACGCCTCCCTCCCCGGGCTTTCGGGACCGGCCGCCCTGTCCTTCCCCTCGCGCGCTCGACGCGCCCAAGGCCGCTCCTGGGCGCGGGCAGTCGGCGGGGACGGGGGCTCGGGCGCCCCGGCTCCGCCTCCCCGCCCGCAGCGAGCGAGCCCTGAGCCGCGGAGCCCCCAAAGCGCTCCCCGGCGCCCCGGGCCTTCGGGGCTGCGGCGGGCACGCGGTCGGTCGGGGCGGCCGGGCGCGGCTCCGGGACCCACTCGGCGGCCCCGCGGCTCCCCGCCCCTGCcgggccgcgccgcgccgcgccgcccgGGAGGCGGGGCCGAGGCGCGAGGGTGCGGGCGGCGGCGCGGGCGGGCGGAGGCCCCGGCCCGGCCTTGGCTCCGCCCGGAGGCGGCGCGGGCGAGGCGGCGGCCAACGGGGCGCGGGCGCACTCGAGGGGCCGCCGGCGCGCGGGACGCAGCAGCGCCGCTCGTCCGCGGGCCCGGCCGAacgcccgccgcccgcccgcccatcGCGATGCCCGCCTAGGAGCGAGCGGCCGCGGCCAgcctcgcccgcccgccccgcgccCCAAGCCCGCCGCCCGGCCTCGCCCCGCGCCCCGGCCCGACCCCGGGGGGCCCCGGCGGGCGCGGCCCGAGCGCCCTCGGAGCCGCCCGCGCGGAGTTCCCGGGACGCGACCCCCGGTCCCCGATCCTCGACCCCGTCCGCCCGGGATGCGCGCGGCTCGCCCGCGGCCCCCCGAGTGAGTAGCCGCCGGCGCCCGGCAGCGCCCGCGAGCGCGCACGGAGGACTGACGGACGCACAAAGGCCGCGATGGACTGCTGAACTCCGGGACCCGCGCGCCCGTCGGTGCGCCGCCAAGGTACGGCCCGCGCGGGGCCCCGGCTGCGAGCCCGAGCGCCTCCGCCTCCCCGCTCCGCTCTCGCCTCCCCGCGCCTTCTTCCCCCCGCGCCTTCCTCCGTCCCCGCGCCTTCTTCCCCCCGCGCCTTCCTCCGTCCCCGCGCCTTCTTCCCCCCGCGCCTTCCTCCGTCCCCGCGCCTTCCTCCTCCCCGCGCTGCGCCCGGGCCGCGGCGGGGCGTGTGCGCCTGCGAGTGCGGGGCCGCCCCGGAGGCCGAGCGGCCGGCTGGGCAGCGCGCACGCGAGCCCCGTGTCCCGTTGCGGGCGGGCGGTCCTCGCTCCCCGGGTGGCCGGGCTCCGCGGGCGGAGGCGCCTTTTGTTGTCGCGCCCCGGACTGCGGGAACTTGGCCGCCGGGCCCCGCGCTGCGCGGCTGGGGAGCATCCCGGCGGCTCCCGCAGGCTCCGGGCTTTGTCCGCCCGCGCTCGGGAGCGGAGGCTCCTGCTCCTCCGGGCACGGCGCGTCGCCCCCGGCCCTGGCCCTGACCAGACCCTGGCCGGAGGGGACGGTCCCGAGGCGGGTGCGCGCAGCCCGGGGTCCGCCGAGCCCCGCAGGTGCCTCCGCCCCTGCTCGTCTGTGTGTCCGCCCTCTCCGAGCCTCGGGACCGGCCGGCGCCGCCGCCCCTTCGCCCCTCGAGCTCTCCGGGCCGGCAAAGTTTCCTTGGGGAGCGGGGACGGAGGGCCGGGCGGGGGTCGCCGGCTCGGTGCCGGCTCTGGCCGCGCGCGGGGCTGGGACCGGTGCCCGGGGCCGGGCCCTTGGGTGGGCGCGGGCTGGAGCGCTGCGCTCCGCTGCCCGGGCTCCGCGCGCTCGGACCGGATCGGGTCGAGCCGCCCGGGTGCGGGAAGGAGGGAGCCGCCTGCCCGCGGGGCTGGAGCGGCGGGGCCGAGCCGGGGCGTGGAACCCGAACGAGGGATGCCGATGCCGCCGTGACCCGCGGGCTGGCTCTGCTTCACTGTTCAAGACGGGATTCACTCCCGCATGTTGCTAGCGAATGCGACCCGTGCATGCTTGAAACGCTGTGCGCGAGgatgcagacagacagacacacacacacacatacatagattgacacacaacacacacaggcTGACACACACACTTGCAAGTGCAACTTTTCCTCTCCTCGAATCTGCACACACAGCGTCGGACGGGAGGCTGCCCCGTTCGTCCCTGGCCCAGCAGTGCGGTTCCCGAGCCCCCTGCCCGCTGCCAAAGTCCGGGCCAGAAAGACCCCCCGGGGTTCGCTCCAGCCCGGCCATTGTCCTGTCAGGCTGTCTTTCCCGGGGGCACGGTCCTCCGCGGCTCCGAGAGCTGGGCCAAATGGGTGGTTCCAGATGCTCAGGAAGCTGAGGACGGATCCTTTTAGGGGGTTCCGCTCCACCCCCAGACATGCCTGCATTTATTTACTCTTCTGCACCTTCTGCAGATGGATGTCGGGGTTCACGCTCGCAAGGgttctgtgttgttgttgttgttgttgtttttcttttattggccTGCTTAGTCTTTGTGGAGCAGTTTTAGGACGTATAGTACCCTTTGATTAAACCACGCCAGGCACCGCAGTTAATGATTAAGCTAACCTTAAGCACAGTTGTCTGTTGTACCTACTAACTTAAGCtgtctattaaaaaataattgcacaATTTGAATTTGGTCCTGCTTGCTGTTGCACATTTACTTAAATTCTTTGTGACATCCCCCCCATGATTATTGGCTGGGGAGACGTTCTTAAATGTAGCGTCTATTGGACAATCTAGAATCAAGAAAGCGTGGGGAGCAGATGGAAAACCTTTCTGTGCTCTCCTCAACTTCCTAGGAAGGAGTCTTCCGCTTCATGTTTCCACAGTGCTAGTGGTGTGGTGAGGGTCCTTCCTTGTAGGTTTTGCAGCTCTCCCCCTTTCAGAGGTGCCACATTCTCAATAATGCATATCACCCGCATGTCCATGTGCTTTAGACACCCAAAATCATTATCTTGGGGAGCCACCTACAGAATTCTACATAAGTAGCCAAATGATCTAAGTGTCGGTAGGTTACAAATGCATCAGAGCCAACATAGAAATCCAAGTTACGTTTCTCCACTACATGTTTCACATTTCTTCCCTTAAAATGAACCTGcttattttttcccccagtggAGAAAAGAAAAGCCTATGGCTTCAAATAAGC
The Suncus etruscus isolate mSunEtr1 chromosome 4, mSunEtr1.pri.cur, whole genome shotgun sequence genome window above contains:
- the LOC126007302 gene encoding collagen alpha-1(I) chain-like, with the protein product MGHSVPMISPQSRRDKLILSPGRWGQNPKLPRRSRGDDPLALPDAATHERTFLFCPRHGLRASWTAGRGLGDPGEGTPSPSRRAALHGPFRGSGRPWENAGGRRPAEPPRERSRARRPSPGSVRLGPDRRAGGPCWPARARWPRRGAGARAPASRAPRRFRRAGLPRAPAGTPACALAAFAAGWLGGRGPPAWPASSGLGEPRRLCRGCGVPGGASRPTPPSPGFRDRPPCPSPRALDAPKAAPGRGQSAGTGARAPRLRLPARSERALSRGAPKALPGAPGLRGCGGHAVGRGGRARLRDPLGGPAAPRPCRAAPRRAAREAGPRREGAGGGAGGRRPRPGLGSARRRRGRGGGQRGAGALEGPPARGTQQRRSSAGPAERPPPARPSRCPPRSERPRPASPARPAPQARRPASPRAPARPRGAPAGAARAPSEPPARSSRDATPGPRSSTPSARDARGSPAAPRVSSRRRPAAPASAHGGLTDAQRPRWTAELRDPRARRCAAKVRPARGPGCEPERLRLPAPLSPPRAFFPPRLPPSPRLLPPAPSSVPAPSSPRAFLRPRAFLLPALRPGRGGACAPASAGPPRRPSGRLGSAHASPVSRCGRAVLAPRVAGLRGRRRLLLSRPGLRELGRRAPRCAAGEHPGGSRRLRALSARARERRLLLLRARRVAPGPGPDQTLAGGDGPEAGARSPGSAEPRRCLRPCSSVCPPSPSLGTGRRRRPFAPRALRAGKVSLGSGDGGPGGGRRLGAGSGRARGWDRCPGPGPWVGAGWSAALRCPGSARSDRIGSSRPGAGRREPPARGAGAAGPSRGVEPERGMPMPP